One genomic segment of uncultured Fibrobacter sp. includes these proteins:
- a CDS encoding TIGR02171 family protein has product MVKSFFFLAVIVCFLEACSNSSNTECGATEDCLILEEDKLSSEPDSISNGSDSINEFHEGMILVKGSEKVVIIGTNKKGARESETPELRTVLEYDYFMDSALVKCKDFKSIMAGTKLAQTLKCNDNEPITDITFFDAVLFANKRSSKEKLDSAYDYSKAVYDNEGHCTNLSSFLFRESRKGYRIPTEAEWIKAATSSYKFQFFSGKPMEWSNDFLGQLKDTTIVNFTGVKNANDLGERIVKRYNRSPDSTNVDLYSRGDVYTVTSASHADYIGFRLAIGAIPNAIWLDNKGYASSAPITILANSTDLWDVSKTTDMKMAFLNYQSGNLAYIDYAIGGNTITEINDTVHVFHPDISPDGKKVAFCTGIEGVSSLSNVYVRNLDSIGSNLVKLNVESAAIPRWKVLENGDTAITYVSNPGNNKDNATFKNYSTWQVIFANGKFGKPQKLFDGAYHGGISNGLAVSGARLLRARVHNKDTIWYNNEQACNVSLSKDNSKRTAFLDFGGKTGQTFVGKKYSTHQYILIADSTGNLTHYVQAPTGYTFDHSEWTVGNANDNIVATLVNTDGAHKRITLIDLASNTSIDLVEGDELWHPCFWAKPQMKVSLSSSSNASEDTIHSSSSGFILDPDSAGLYYNASGIYPTADRWRYKMELLWGYKDSANIIALGSSRTENGIKPLAFTSPAFAVNFGSSGNSIQGSYLFLEKYLFHHIQNLKVIIFELDIDRWSCCNNSLLNNPYKHYSGYVYDENHNFWKDYYPPNLYNLTYDSPGTPSIAAKYRKNRGQDPISGSSWNYPEVSNDSTWLSSNKSLFYKKIDMLKEIIQISKEKNIFVIGVIFPQNPQYKETGSFGRYGLLRSEAPSLIEEIQAINKIYPNFILFDENKMGDHDYPNELAQGTDHLNANGAEKITHRLDSLIQTLDIDWN; this is encoded by the coding sequence ATGCGGCGCCACCGAGGATTGCCTTATTCTTGAAGAAGATAAACTGTCTTCGGAACCAGACTCTATTTCAAACGGATCTGATTCTATTAATGAATTCCACGAGGGAATGATTCTTGTTAAGGGTTCCGAAAAGGTCGTCATTATAGGCACTAATAAAAAAGGAGCCCGAGAAAGCGAAACGCCGGAATTAAGAACCGTTCTAGAATACGACTATTTCATGGATTCTGCCTTAGTTAAATGCAAAGATTTCAAATCAATAATGGCGGGAACTAAGTTAGCACAAACCTTGAAATGCAACGACAACGAGCCCATTACCGACATAACCTTCTTTGACGCAGTTCTCTTTGCAAACAAGAGAAGTAGCAAAGAGAAGCTTGACAGCGCCTACGACTATTCAAAAGCAGTTTATGATAACGAGGGGCACTGCACCAACCTCAGCAGTTTTCTTTTCCGTGAAAGCCGTAAGGGATACCGAATACCAACCGAAGCAGAATGGATCAAAGCAGCGACCAGTTCCTACAAATTCCAGTTTTTTTCGGGAAAACCCATGGAATGGTCGAACGATTTTCTTGGGCAACTCAAGGATACAACTATCGTAAACTTTACTGGAGTCAAAAACGCCAACGATTTGGGCGAAAGAATTGTCAAACGCTACAACAGGAGCCCAGATTCTACGAATGTTGATTTATATTCCAGAGGAGACGTATACACTGTAACTTCAGCCTCCCACGCAGACTATATCGGATTCCGTCTTGCTATCGGCGCCATTCCAAATGCCATATGGCTAGATAATAAAGGCTACGCTTCCAGCGCTCCAATTACCATTCTTGCAAATTCCACCGACTTATGGGATGTTTCAAAAACAACGGACATGAAAATGGCTTTTCTAAATTACCAGAGCGGTAATTTAGCATACATTGATTACGCAATAGGCGGAAATACTATTACAGAAATTAACGATACCGTCCACGTATTTCATCCTGATATATCTCCCGATGGCAAAAAAGTTGCTTTCTGTACTGGAATTGAAGGCGTTTCAAGTCTGTCAAACGTTTATGTACGAAACCTAGACTCCATCGGTTCCAACCTAGTGAAGCTCAATGTGGAAAGCGCCGCTATCCCCCGTTGGAAAGTCCTCGAAAACGGAGACACCGCCATTACCTATGTTTCAAACCCCGGGAACAACAAAGACAATGCGACGTTTAAAAATTACAGTACCTGGCAAGTCATTTTTGCAAACGGCAAATTTGGCAAACCGCAAAAGCTATTTGATGGAGCATACCATGGGGGTATAAGTAATGGCTTGGCAGTATCCGGAGCAAGACTTTTACGTGCAAGAGTGCACAATAAAGACACAATTTGGTACAATAACGAACAAGCCTGTAACGTATCACTTTCTAAAGACAACTCTAAACGCACCGCATTTTTGGACTTCGGCGGGAAAACTGGCCAAACCTTTGTTGGAAAAAAATACTCGACACACCAATACATCCTTATTGCCGATAGTACGGGAAATTTAACACACTATGTACAGGCACCAACAGGTTACACCTTTGACCACAGCGAATGGACTGTTGGCAATGCAAATGACAATATCGTAGCAACCCTCGTCAATACCGATGGAGCACATAAGCGCATCACACTTATTGATTTAGCAAGCAACACTTCCATAGACCTTGTTGAAGGAGACGAGCTATGGCACCCCTGTTTCTGGGCTAAGCCACAAATGAAAGTCTCGCTCTCCAGTAGCAGCAACGCCAGCGAAGATACCATCCATTCGAGTAGCAGCGGATTTATTCTTGACCCTGATAGTGCCGGTTTGTATTACAATGCATCAGGCATTTACCCTACAGCAGACCGTTGGCGTTATAAAATGGAACTGTTATGGGGCTATAAAGATTCCGCAAACATAATCGCATTGGGATCTTCACGAACAGAAAATGGCATAAAGCCTCTAGCCTTCACAAGCCCAGCATTCGCTGTTAACTTTGGAAGTTCCGGCAATTCCATACAAGGTTCATACCTTTTTCTTGAAAAGTATCTTTTCCATCACATACAAAATTTAAAAGTAATCATTTTTGAATTAGATATTGACAGATGGTCTTGTTGTAACAACAGCCTCTTAAACAATCCATACAAACATTACTCAGGGTATGTCTATGATGAAAACCATAATTTTTGGAAAGACTACTATCCACCAAACCTATACAATCTAACTTATGATTCCCCAGGCACACCATCAATTGCAGCTAAGTACCGTAAAAACAGAGGCCAAGATCCTATAAGCGGTTCAAGCTGGAATTACCCGGAAGTTTCAAATGATTCCACATGGTTATCGAGCAATAAATCACTCTTCTACAAGAAAATAGACATGTTGAAAGAAATCATACAAATAAGCAAAGAAAAAAACATTTTTGTCATAGGAGTTATTTTCCCACAAAACCCCCAATACAAAGAAACCGGGTCTTTCGGACGTTACGGACTGTTGCGCAGCGAAGCCCCTTCACTCATTGAAGAAATCCAAGCCATTAACAAGATATACCCTAATTTTATTTTATTTGACGAAAATAAAATGGGAGACCATGATTACCCGAATGAACTTGCTCAGGGTACAGATCATTTAAACGCAAATGGCGCCGAGAAAATCACACATCGTCTCGATTCATTGATCCAGACTCTTGACATTGACTGGAATTAG
- a CDS encoding CotH kinase family protein: MQNYRNALILLQIILFCFLFSACTWNDTESNPDFLPLDDSEYPYADLPRLVIETEDFAQINDRETKIPSKLQIYGKDRPESEVLDLTVKGRGHSSFTMAKYSIKLNFEQKQSLFGMPEDKEWDLVSNQRDKSMLRNHFTYQLARTLQDDYSPRNQFVELYLNRNYMGVYLLVEHIKVAKHRVNISKSDSSFLFEKTRDADDDDILLQSHLNCTFNIKYPKDPTQKSLELLESHINEFEKGISNDSITLSEWIDIEDFVRYYWIQEFSKNIDGAFGRSIFITWQYNFPFQMGPVWDFDVAYGIGNTRMMSPYDWYVRYQGWYKYLFKNNEFKKAVSQYWKNNRQTFLDAVDSITPAAKKLSKASRNEFKRWPTLQNDSDWPFVDSYENYDKAVDSLKSWITQRIQWIDDNI; this comes from the coding sequence ATGCAGAACTATCGGAATGCACTCATTCTTTTGCAGATTATTCTATTCTGCTTTCTATTCAGCGCATGTACATGGAACGACACCGAGAGCAATCCTGATTTTTTGCCGTTGGACGATTCGGAGTACCCCTACGCCGACTTACCTCGGCTTGTGATTGAAACGGAAGACTTCGCTCAAATCAATGATAGAGAAACAAAGATTCCCTCTAAATTACAGATATACGGGAAAGATCGTCCGGAAAGCGAAGTTTTAGACTTGACCGTTAAAGGGCGCGGACACTCCAGCTTTACCATGGCAAAATACAGCATCAAGCTAAATTTTGAGCAAAAACAGAGTTTGTTTGGTATGCCGGAAGACAAGGAATGGGATTTAGTTTCTAACCAGCGCGACAAAAGCATGCTCCGGAATCATTTCACCTACCAGCTTGCGCGCACTTTGCAAGACGACTATTCTCCCCGCAATCAATTTGTAGAACTATACCTAAATCGCAACTATATGGGAGTCTATCTTCTGGTAGAACACATTAAAGTCGCCAAACATCGCGTCAACATTTCCAAAAGTGATTCCAGCTTCCTTTTTGAAAAAACAAGAGATGCAGATGACGACGACATCTTGTTGCAGAGCCACCTCAATTGTACATTCAACATCAAGTATCCCAAAGACCCAACTCAAAAAAGCCTTGAACTTTTAGAATCTCATATCAACGAATTTGAAAAAGGAATTTCTAACGACAGTATTACGCTTTCTGAATGGATTGATATTGAAGACTTTGTTCGCTACTACTGGATTCAGGAATTTTCAAAGAACATTGACGGAGCCTTCGGTCGAAGCATCTTCATCACTTGGCAGTACAATTTTCCATTCCAAATGGGACCAGTCTGGGATTTTGACGTCGCCTACGGAATCGGGAACACTCGAATGATGAGTCCTTATGATTGGTATGTACGTTATCAAGGGTGGTACAAGTATCTTTTCAAAAATAATGAATTCAAAAAGGCTGTTTCCCAATACTGGAAAAATAACCGTCAGACATTCTTAGACGCTGTTGACTCCATAACACCCGCCGCGAAAAAGTTAAGCAAGGCTTCTAGAAACGAGTTTAAGCGCTGGCCCACGCTACAGAACGATTCAGATTGGCCTTTTGTTGACTCTTACGAGAACTACGACAAAGCCGTAGACAGTTTAAAGAGCTGGATTACTCAACGAATCCAGTGGATCGACGACAACATCTGA
- a CDS encoding CotH kinase family protein has product MLLLGVTFFACSNSEYLYTDNDVASLVETGEAYSAQSALSVDYPYAGIPRLFIETEDNVAVRDRETEIPAKMWIGNESFPDTDAMELTIRGRGNSSWLMPQKSYKLEFSKKQSLLGMPKDRDWALVSNYVDKSLMKNYLMYRLSNRVGAYYAPRCEFVELFLNREYLGVYLLTETIKKSKSRVSLPQNENSYIVEVDGKYRKEDQVIFLKVLKDDAMPFRVHEPRKASEESLDALKDYLRNFEKHLKTVTIDKDNDMRDWIDVDEYVRHFWLQEFPKNPDAAFYTSVYFTWTRNGVITMGPVWDFDLAFGGHRKQRIKQVENWHVKNSYWNAYAFMDPVVRNAMIHFWERNKTSFMKLLTDADSVYNVLEKAAENNFKRWKILKRVDDDHHFVAYDSYKDAVEDLKEWIGERYFWIETAMQKEALSDVVVDPLDSLSNPAL; this is encoded by the coding sequence ATGTTACTTTTAGGAGTAACATTTTTTGCCTGTAGCAACAGTGAATACCTGTATACCGATAATGACGTAGCCTCCTTGGTAGAAACAGGAGAAGCCTATTCAGCACAATCGGCCTTAAGTGTGGATTATCCGTATGCGGGAATCCCAAGATTGTTTATTGAAACGGAAGATAACGTTGCCGTTCGCGACCGTGAAACGGAAATCCCTGCGAAGATGTGGATCGGAAACGAAAGTTTCCCTGATACGGATGCGATGGAATTGACCATTCGGGGCCGTGGAAATTCTTCTTGGTTAATGCCCCAAAAAAGTTACAAGCTTGAATTTTCTAAAAAGCAGTCCCTGTTGGGAATGCCTAAGGATAGGGATTGGGCGCTTGTTTCGAATTACGTGGACAAGTCCTTGATGAAGAATTACCTCATGTATCGACTCTCTAATAGGGTGGGGGCGTATTACGCTCCGCGATGTGAATTTGTGGAATTGTTCCTGAACAGGGAATATCTAGGCGTATACTTGTTGACGGAGACCATCAAGAAGTCAAAGAGCAGGGTGAGTCTTCCGCAAAATGAAAATTCCTATATAGTCGAAGTCGATGGCAAGTACCGTAAAGAAGATCAAGTTATTTTCTTGAAGGTGCTGAAGGACGATGCAATGCCGTTTCGCGTTCATGAACCTAGGAAGGCTTCCGAAGAAAGTCTTGATGCATTGAAGGATTATCTTCGCAATTTCGAAAAACACTTAAAAACTGTTACTATCGATAAAGACAATGACATGCGAGACTGGATCGATGTGGATGAATACGTAAGGCATTTTTGGCTCCAGGAATTTCCGAAGAATCCCGATGCTGCTTTTTATACAAGCGTTTATTTTACTTGGACCAGGAATGGTGTCATAACGATGGGCCCAGTTTGGGACTTTGACCTTGCTTTTGGTGGACATCGCAAGCAACGTATAAAACAAGTTGAAAACTGGCATGTGAAAAATTCCTATTGGAACGCCTACGCGTTTATGGACCCGGTTGTGAGAAATGCCATGATTCATTTCTGGGAACGAAACAAGACGTCTTTCATGAAATTATTAACGGATGCGGATTCCGTGTACAATGTGCTAGAAAAGGCGGCGGAAAATAATTTTAAGCGTTGGAAAATTCTGAAGCGTGTTGATGACGATCACCATTTCGTCGCCTACGATAGCTATAAAGATGCTGTTGAAGATTTGAAAGAATGGATTGGCGAAAGGTACTTCTGGATAGAAACAGCGATGCAGAAGGAAGCCTTGTCAGATGTTGTCGTCGATCCACTGGATTCGTTGAGTAATCCAGCTCTTTAA
- a CDS encoding 2-C-methyl-D-erythritol 4-phosphate cytidylyltransferase gives MNIGVIFAGGVGTRMHSRDLPKQFLKIHDKPIIVHTIEHFENCKDIDSVVVVCVKEWIDHLNKLIDSYHLKKIKAVVPGGESGQLSIYNGLCAAAQIAKDEPSIVLIHDGVRPLINSQLLSENVQCVKQFGSSITSATVKETLVEIDDDNNIKVVQDRPHSRVAKAPQCFWLKDILAAHEKALSENRHDFIDSCTLMQHYGYHLHMTDGPFENIKITTPDDFYMMRAILQVKEDAQIYGLE, from the coding sequence ATGAATATCGGCGTCATTTTCGCAGGCGGAGTCGGAACCCGCATGCACAGCAGAGATCTACCGAAGCAGTTTCTGAAGATTCACGACAAGCCCATCATTGTCCACACAATCGAGCATTTTGAAAACTGCAAAGACATCGATTCTGTTGTTGTCGTCTGCGTAAAAGAATGGATTGACCACCTCAACAAGCTGATAGACTCATACCATCTCAAAAAGATTAAAGCAGTCGTCCCCGGAGGTGAATCCGGGCAGCTTTCCATCTACAACGGGCTCTGTGCTGCAGCCCAAATCGCAAAAGACGAGCCATCCATCGTTCTCATCCACGATGGAGTGCGTCCGCTAATCAATTCCCAATTGCTTTCGGAAAACGTGCAATGCGTCAAGCAATTCGGTTCTTCGATTACAAGTGCAACCGTCAAGGAAACGCTTGTTGAAATTGACGACGACAACAACATAAAAGTCGTGCAGGACAGGCCCCATTCCCGAGTCGCCAAGGCCCCCCAATGTTTTTGGCTCAAGGACATCCTTGCGGCACACGAAAAGGCCCTTTCCGAAAACCGCCACGATTTCATTGACTCATGCACTTTGATGCAACATTACGGCTACCACCTCCATATGACCGACGGTCCGTTTGAAAACATCAAGATTACGACTCCCGACGACTTCTACATGATGAGAGCGATTTTACAGGTTAAGGAAGACGCTCAAATTTACGGGCTGGAGTAA
- a CDS encoding NAD(P)-dependent oxidoreductase, translating to MYSEKILIDEIKELGSQNADVFSALENKSIFISGATGLIGNTLIKTIVANAPSAKIIAFVRDENKAKKMFQNYEQNITFVTGDIREPVTFDGHVDYVIHAASETSSKAFVEAPVSIIEIALNGTKNMLDFARQKNVQGFVYLSSMEVYGTPHNDDKIFEDHGTDLDTMNVRTSYPESKRLCESLCTAYASQFQVPAKVVRLTQTFGPGVQYNDGRVFADFSRCLIENRDIILHTKGETKRSYLYTLDAASAILTVLTKGKSAEAYNAANEDTYCSIYEMAQLVAQKIAQGKIQVKVEEADISKFGYAKTLHMNLDTTKLKELGWQARTSLSDMFSKTIQSMKPQDL from the coding sequence ATGTATTCAGAAAAGATCTTGATTGATGAGATAAAGGAACTAGGATCGCAAAACGCCGACGTTTTCAGCGCTCTGGAAAACAAATCCATCTTCATTTCCGGCGCAACAGGACTTATCGGGAACACCCTTATCAAAACTATTGTCGCCAACGCCCCTTCAGCAAAAATCATTGCCTTTGTCCGCGACGAGAACAAGGCAAAAAAGATGTTCCAGAACTACGAACAGAACATCACGTTTGTCACAGGCGACATCCGGGAACCAGTCACCTTTGACGGTCACGTCGACTACGTGATTCATGCCGCCAGCGAAACATCCAGCAAGGCTTTTGTAGAAGCGCCTGTCAGCATTATCGAAATCGCCTTGAATGGAACCAAGAACATGTTGGATTTCGCCAGGCAAAAAAACGTCCAGGGGTTCGTATACCTATCCAGCATGGAAGTTTACGGAACACCCCATAACGACGACAAGATTTTTGAAGACCACGGCACTGACCTGGACACAATGAACGTCCGTACCAGTTACCCTGAAAGCAAGCGACTTTGCGAATCTCTCTGCACGGCATACGCAAGCCAGTTCCAAGTCCCCGCCAAGGTCGTCCGCTTGACCCAAACATTCGGCCCGGGAGTCCAGTACAACGACGGGCGCGTTTTCGCCGATTTTTCTAGATGTCTCATTGAAAACCGCGACATCATCTTGCATACCAAAGGCGAGACCAAACGCAGCTACCTGTACACCTTGGATGCAGCAAGCGCAATTCTCACAGTTCTGACCAAGGGGAAAAGCGCCGAAGCCTACAACGCTGCTAACGAAGACACCTATTGTTCCATTTACGAAATGGCGCAACTCGTCGCTCAAAAGATAGCCCAGGGTAAAATCCAGGTGAAAGTGGAAGAAGCCGATATTTCCAAGTTTGGATATGCCAAAACGCTACACATGAACCTAGACACCACCAAGCTAAAAGAGCTGGGATGGCAAGCTAGAACAAGCCTTAGCGACATGTTTTCTAAAACGATACAAAGCATGAAGCCTCAAGACCTTTAA
- a CDS encoding Gfo/Idh/MocA family oxidoreductase — MKKVITYGTYDLLHQGHINLLKRAKALGDYLIVGVTNDNFDRDRGKLNVRNNVLERVEAVKATGLADQIIIEDYVGQKIDDIQKYDVDIFAIGSDWEGKFDYLNEFCEVVYLPRTEGISSTMLRDSSQEIVNVGIIGCGRVAQRFPSEANIVNGINVCAAFDIDPHRAEDFVSKFEGIKACCSLEELLQSVDAVYIATPHLSHYSCIKSALQAGKHVLCETPMVLDGDQAKELYRQAEASGLILMEANKTAHCPAFNHLMVLIKSGLIGDVVDIDVSLSQLLDKGGREFDPDQAGGALYEQGSYPLLPIFKLLGINYEDLTLFSKVENGVDVYTRGLFRYTSATSSFKVGLGVKTEGSLVISGTKGYAYVPAPWWKTDYFELRYENQNDNKKFFYKWDGFGLRYEIQEFISCILNKRFSSARLRRRESIQMAYVMQQFSQKKNCHNI; from the coding sequence ATGAAAAAAGTTATCACATACGGCACGTATGATTTACTCCATCAGGGGCACATAAATCTGCTAAAGCGAGCCAAGGCTCTTGGCGACTATCTTATAGTTGGCGTCACCAACGACAACTTTGATCGCGACCGTGGCAAGCTGAATGTCCGTAACAACGTTCTGGAACGCGTCGAGGCCGTCAAGGCGACGGGGCTCGCCGACCAGATTATCATAGAAGACTACGTCGGTCAAAAAATTGACGATATCCAAAAATACGACGTAGACATATTCGCCATCGGTTCCGACTGGGAAGGAAAATTTGACTACCTAAATGAATTCTGCGAGGTCGTGTACCTTCCGCGCACCGAGGGCATCAGCTCCACAATGTTGCGCGACAGTTCCCAGGAAATCGTGAACGTGGGAATCATAGGCTGCGGACGCGTTGCCCAGAGGTTTCCGTCTGAAGCAAACATCGTCAACGGAATTAATGTCTGTGCCGCATTTGACATCGACCCGCACAGGGCCGAAGATTTCGTCTCAAAATTCGAAGGAATCAAAGCTTGCTGCAGCCTTGAAGAACTCCTGCAATCAGTCGATGCCGTATATATCGCAACCCCACACCTGTCTCACTACAGCTGCATAAAGTCTGCGCTGCAAGCGGGCAAACACGTTCTCTGCGAGACGCCGATGGTTCTTGACGGCGACCAGGCGAAGGAACTCTACAGACAGGCTGAAGCCAGCGGTCTTATTCTGATGGAAGCGAACAAAACCGCGCATTGTCCGGCATTTAACCACCTCATGGTCCTTATCAAGTCCGGACTTATCGGTGACGTGGTGGATATCGACGTATCGCTTTCGCAGCTACTCGACAAAGGCGGTCGAGAATTCGATCCCGACCAGGCTGGCGGAGCACTTTACGAACAGGGAAGCTATCCGCTACTGCCCATATTCAAGCTCCTCGGGATTAATTACGAAGACCTAACCCTGTTCAGCAAGGTCGAGAACGGGGTCGACGTCTACACGAGAGGACTGTTCCGCTACACTAGTGCAACAAGTTCTTTCAAAGTAGGTCTAGGTGTAAAAACCGAAGGAAGTCTCGTAATCTCTGGAACCAAGGGTTACGCCTATGTACCAGCCCCATGGTGGAAAACGGACTACTTCGAACTCCGCTATGAGAACCAGAATGACAACAAGAAGTTCTTCTACAAATGGGACGGATTCGGTCTCCGTTACGAGATCCAGGAATTCATCAGTTGCATACTGAATAAGCGTTTTTCTTCGGCACGTCTAAGACGGCGTGAAAGCATTCAAATGGCATACGTCATGCAGCAGTTCTCGCAAAAGAAAAACTGCCACAACATTTAA
- a CDS encoding aminotransferase class V-fold PLP-dependent enzyme — translation MINFTVGPVQSSDAVRAIGAEQVPYFRTAEFSELMFENERLIKKFAKATDDSKVAFITGSGSAGMETAIMNTLTPADKAIVVNGGSFGHRFVELCELHEIPFDEIKLAPGKALKAEHLAAYEGKGYTTFIVNKHETSTGVHYDMKLISDFCKRNNLFLIVDCISTFLADPFNMAELGADIMITGSQKALACPPGISVMALSPKALARVEKVKCKCQYLDLKIALKNAERGQTPWTPAVSILRQINARLKEIDANGGVEAEIARTASLANYFRERIKDLPFEIVSESLSNAVTPLHPTTASAYDIFLKIKDEYGMWICPNGGDMKDTVFRVGHIGALTTADYDKLIDAFKDLQGKRFI, via the coding sequence ATGATTAACTTTACTGTCGGTCCAGTGCAATCTAGTGACGCAGTCCGTGCCATCGGCGCGGAACAAGTCCCCTATTTCCGTACCGCGGAATTTTCGGAACTGATGTTCGAAAACGAACGCCTAATCAAGAAGTTCGCCAAGGCTACCGACGACTCCAAAGTCGCCTTCATTACGGGTTCGGGATCTGCCGGCATGGAAACTGCCATCATGAACACCCTGACTCCGGCCGACAAGGCTATCGTCGTGAACGGCGGAAGCTTCGGTCACCGTTTTGTGGAACTCTGCGAGCTGCACGAAATCCCCTTTGACGAAATCAAGCTTGCTCCGGGTAAGGCACTGAAGGCAGAACACCTCGCCGCCTATGAAGGCAAGGGATACACCACCTTTATCGTGAACAAGCACGAGACCTCTACCGGCGTCCACTACGACATGAAGCTTATCAGCGACTTCTGCAAGAGGAACAACCTCTTCTTGATCGTCGACTGCATCAGCACCTTCCTGGCCGATCCCTTCAACATGGCAGAACTCGGCGCCGACATCATGATTACCGGTTCCCAGAAGGCACTCGCCTGCCCGCCGGGAATCTCGGTGATGGCTCTTTCGCCCAAGGCCCTCGCCCGCGTCGAGAAAGTCAAATGCAAATGCCAGTACCTGGATTTGAAGATTGCCTTGAAGAACGCCGAACGCGGACAGACCCCCTGGACTCCGGCCGTAAGCATCTTGCGCCAGATTAACGCCCGCCTCAAGGAAATTGACGCGAATGGCGGTGTGGAAGCAGAAATCGCCCGCACGGCATCGCTCGCCAACTACTTCCGTGAAAGAATCAAGGACCTGCCCTTTGAAATCGTGTCCGAATCGCTTTCAAACGCAGTCACCCCGCTGCACCCGACAACTGCTTCGGCCTACGACATTTTCCTCAAGATCAAGGACGAATACGGCATGTGGATTTGCCCCAACGGCGGCGATATGAAGGACACCGTTTTCCGTGTCGGCCACATCGGGGCCTTGACTACGGCCGATTACGACAAACTGATTGACGCATTTAAAGACTTACAAGGCAAAAGGTTCATATAA
- a CDS encoding phosphorylcholine transferase LicD encodes MQELTLKDIHNLSLEILKDVHAFCERENIKYSLAYGTLIGALRHKGFIPWDDDIDICMPRPDYEKFIRTYKSDKFDIAYTGVECKYDCLIAYARVFDTKRTIAKNAHWISERTGLWIDVFPLDGVSNDQAAYEAEFKEIYNQWSSIIPKKIQFTRIMDQQGIVNKLKLIKKKIKTLNGLGGHKLQRVFNKRIQRIPYGSTQFWTNYAVVDGGFEYIPIETFQNTVLVDFEGEKFRAMNGYDKMLRTFYGDYMQLPPEEKRIPHQSYIRFYWKNK; translated from the coding sequence ATGCAGGAATTGACTCTTAAAGACATCCACAATCTTTCGCTTGAGATATTAAAAGACGTTCATGCTTTTTGTGAAAGAGAGAACATAAAATACTCCCTCGCCTACGGAACCCTTATCGGGGCTCTGCGACACAAAGGTTTCATTCCATGGGATGACGACATAGACATCTGCATGCCTCGCCCCGATTACGAAAAATTCATTCGGACATACAAATCCGATAAATTTGACATTGCCTACACTGGCGTTGAGTGCAAATACGACTGCCTTATTGCCTACGCCCGCGTTTTTGACACAAAGAGGACTATCGCCAAAAACGCCCATTGGATTTCCGAACGAACCGGCTTATGGATAGACGTTTTCCCCTTGGACGGCGTTTCTAATGACCAAGCCGCTTACGAAGCTGAATTCAAGGAAATCTACAATCAATGGTCCAGCATCATCCCCAAAAAAATCCAATTTACACGCATCATGGACCAACAGGGAATCGTCAACAAGCTAAAGCTCATAAAAAAGAAGATTAAAACATTGAACGGGCTGGGCGGGCACAAACTTCAAAGGGTTTTTAACAAACGGATTCAAAGAATCCCTTATGGTTCTACCCAATTTTGGACAAACTACGCCGTTGTAGACGGCGGGTTTGAATACATTCCTATCGAAACATTCCAAAACACAGTCCTAGTCGATTTCGAAGGAGAAAAATTCCGGGCAATGAATGGCTACGACAAAATGTTACGAACCTTCTACGGTGATTACATGCAACTTCCGCCAGAAGAAAAACGCATCCCGCACCAGTCCTACATAAGGTTCTACTGGAAAAATAAATGA